Proteins encoded by one window of Anaerosalibacter sp. Marseille-P3206:
- a CDS encoding TRM11 family SAM-dependent methyltransferase: MDWEPRDYKMETTTLWSFPERGKWATHNGEYRGNWSPYIPRNIIERYSCKDDIVLDQFMGSGTTLIETKLLERKGIGVDINPIAIKIAKRNLSFDKNREYEPRIFNGDARNLYFIPDNKIDLICTHPPYSNIIRYSQGIKGDLSNCDIDKFVDEMSIVAKESFRVLKENKYCAILIGDTRKSKHIVPLGFKVMEKYLEAGFVLKEIIIKEQHNCKTTDYWYEKSVKHNFLLIAHEYLFVFRKPNF; this comes from the coding sequence ATGGATTGGGAACCTAGGGATTATAAAATGGAAACTACTACATTATGGAGTTTTCCAGAAAGAGGAAAATGGGCTACTCATAATGGAGAATATAGAGGAAATTGGTCACCATATATACCTAGAAATATTATCGAAAGGTATTCTTGTAAAGATGATATTGTACTAGATCAGTTTATGGGAAGTGGTACTACTTTGATAGAGACGAAATTGTTGGAAAGAAAAGGGATTGGAGTTGACATTAATCCTATAGCTATAAAAATAGCAAAAAGGAATTTGAGTTTTGATAAAAATAGAGAGTATGAACCTAGAATTTTCAATGGAGATGCAAGGAATTTATACTTTATACCTGATAATAAAATTGATTTGATTTGCACTCATCCACCATATTCAAATATAATTAGATATAGTCAAGGAATAAAAGGAGATTTATCTAATTGTGACATTGATAAGTTTGTAGATGAAATGAGTATTGTTGCTAAAGAATCGTTTAGAGTATTAAAGGAAAATAAGTATTGTGCAATATTGATAGGAGATACGAGAAAGTCTAAACACATAGTACCACTTGGATTTAAGGTGATGGAAAAGTATTTGGAAGCAGGTTTTGTGTTAAAAGAGATAATTATTAAAGAACAGCATAATTGCAAAACAACAGATTATTGGTATGAAAAGAGTGTAAAACATAATTTTTTGCTAATTGCTCATGAGTATTTGTTTGTATTTAGGAAACCTAATTTTTAG
- a CDS encoding DNA adenine methylase — protein MKNDELVMPVVKWVGGKRQLLTEIDKYIPSHFSTYYEPFLGGGAVFFYLQPQKAIVNDINEELINLYKVIKDNVEELIVDLKKHKNEPDYFYSIRELDRDIEVYKKLNLVERASRIHYLNKTCYNGLFRVNSQGQFNVPFGRYKNPNIVNETTLRAVSNYFNSSNIIFKCCDFEEAVKGARKGSFIYFDPPYDPVSDTSSFTGYDKGGFSREEQIRLKKLCDKLNDRGIKFLLSNSETDFILDLYRDYKIEIVQAKRTINSKGNKRGEVNEVLVMNYE, from the coding sequence GTGAAAAATGATGAATTAGTGATGCCAGTTGTTAAATGGGTAGGAGGAAAAAGACAGTTACTTACTGAGATTGATAAATATATACCTTCTCATTTTTCTACTTATTATGAGCCATTTTTAGGTGGAGGAGCTGTGTTTTTTTATTTACAACCCCAAAAAGCAATAGTAAATGATATAAATGAAGAACTAATTAATTTATATAAAGTTATAAAGGATAATGTTGAAGAATTAATAGTGGATTTAAAAAAACATAAAAATGAACCTGATTATTTTTATAGCATAAGGGAGTTAGATAGGGATATAGAGGTGTATAAGAAATTAAATCTTGTTGAAAGGGCTTCTAGAATACATTATTTAAACAAAACTTGTTATAATGGATTATTTAGAGTAAATTCTCAAGGACAGTTTAATGTACCTTTTGGAAGATATAAAAACCCTAATATTGTAAATGAGACAACTTTGAGAGCGGTTAGTAATTATTTTAATAGTTCTAATATAATATTTAAATGTTGTGATTTTGAAGAGGCGGTTAAAGGAGCTAGGAAAGGTAGTTTTATATATTTTGATCCACCTTATGATCCAGTTAGTGATACTAGTAGTTTTACAGGTTATGATAAAGGTGGCTTTAGTAGGGAAGAACAAATAAGGCTAAAAAAGCTATGTGACAAATTGAATGATAGAGGTATTAAGTTTTTACTTTCAAATTCTGAAACGGACTTTATATTAGATTTATATAGAGATTATAAGATAGAAATTGTTCAAGCCAAGAGAACCATTAATTCAAAAGGAAATAAGAGGGGAGAAGTGAATGAGGTGTTGGTGATGAATTATGAGTAA
- a CDS encoding type II restriction enzyme, whose product MSKTKNDLAWDKLFDKYNILTEIDRKGFFEISSAQINEYREARLATKFDHKINLPKLFKDNHLSILPITRGSYIISSFEAYKEFDEINAEITKFTFPGNIESIDYENITSEAMAINCAYVSGILSDFLQEKSLLPTVSGRMSSEEFSFYINNSNIKRNVEVMVSNSQIEIDGGYEGLDSLALIEAKNSISDDFLVRQLYYPFRLWDNKITKTIRPIFMVYSNGIFTLYEYDFKVPNNYNSLVLLKQKNYTLEQDTISLDDIKCILKSVKVIEEPRIQFPQADNMKRLINLIELLYNNEMTREEITTTYDFDPRQTNYYADAGRYLGIIGKRKEDRETIYYLTDEGEKLFKMNLKERQLKFVETILKYNVFNGTLKEYFKTGEMPNKEKIVKIMKVSNLYRIGSDSTFERRAQTVSSWINWILQLT is encoded by the coding sequence ATGAGTAAAACAAAGAATGATCTAGCTTGGGACAAGTTATTTGATAAATATAATATATTAACTGAAATAGATAGAAAAGGTTTTTTTGAGATTTCATCAGCTCAAATTAATGAGTATAGAGAGGCTAGATTAGCGACTAAGTTTGATCACAAGATCAATTTGCCAAAGCTATTTAAGGATAACCATTTATCAATATTACCAATAACTAGGGGGAGTTATATAATATCTTCTTTCGAAGCTTACAAAGAGTTTGATGAAATAAATGCAGAAATAACAAAATTTACTTTTCCGGGAAATATAGAAAGTATTGACTATGAAAATATAACATCTGAAGCTATGGCAATTAATTGTGCCTATGTGTCAGGGATATTATCTGATTTTCTTCAAGAAAAGAGCCTATTACCTACAGTTAGTGGTAGAATGAGTTCAGAAGAGTTTTCATTTTATATTAATAATTCTAATATCAAGAGAAATGTAGAGGTCATGGTTTCAAATTCTCAAATAGAAATCGATGGTGGATATGAGGGTTTAGATAGTCTTGCTTTAATAGAGGCTAAAAACTCAATTTCAGATGATTTTTTGGTAAGGCAATTGTATTATCCTTTTAGATTATGGGACAATAAGATAACAAAGACGATTAGACCAATTTTCATGGTATATTCTAATGGTATATTTACATTATATGAGTACGATTTTAAAGTACCCAATAATTATAATTCATTAGTTTTATTAAAGCAAAAAAATTATACTCTAGAACAAGATACTATTAGCTTAGATGATATAAAATGTATATTAAAAAGTGTAAAAGTAATTGAGGAACCAAGAATTCAATTTCCACAAGCAGACAATATGAAAAGATTAATAAATTTAATTGAACTATTATATAACAATGAAATGACAAGAGAAGAAATAACGACTACCTATGATTTTGATCCAAGACAAACCAACTACTATGCGGATGCTGGCAGGTACTTGGGAATAATAGGTAAAAGGAAAGAAGATAGAGAAACAATTTACTATTTAACTGATGAAGGTGAGAAACTTTTTAAAATGAACTTAAAGGAAAGGCAACTTAAATTTGTTGAAACAATACTTAAATACAATGTTTTTAACGGCACATTAAAAGAATATTTTAAAACAGGTGAAATGCCAAATAAGGAAAAGATAGTTAAAATAATGAAGGTATCAAATTTATATAGAATAGGATCTGATAGTACATTTGAGAGGCGAGCACAGACTGTTTCAAGTTGGATAAACTGGATTTTACAACTAACCTAA
- a CDS encoding MerR family DNA-binding transcriptional regulator has product MIIIKLTIKEASEYLGVAKSTLRRWEDELFK; this is encoded by the coding sequence GTGATTATCATAAAACTTACTATAAAAGAAGCAAGTGAATATTTAGGAGTTGCAAAATCAACTCTAAGAAGATGGGAAGATGAACTATTCAAATAG